From Colius striatus isolate bColStr4 chromosome 10, bColStr4.1.hap1, whole genome shotgun sequence:
GACTTGGTAAAGGCAGACTGAATGTGTTCTTTCTCATAGATGGCTGACTCATTCCCCTGTGGTGAAGTCTTGACAAGCTCTTGGCTAATAATACTGTGCTTGGGAAAAGCTGGGGAGGTCTCAGGGGCTTGTAGGGATctttaaaagatgtttaaaaatgaaaaagggtGTTGTCAGCAGAGAAAACTGGAGGGGAGATGAGCTGGGTGTCAGCCCAGTTGTGGTCCAGCAGCAAGAGTGGATGCTCCCCCTGCCTTTCCCAACAAAAGGTGCCAGGCGGTGCCTTCAGAGGATGGGGTTCAGGGAGCTGAGTGATGGCTGTAGGAACCATTTTATCACAGAGTCCTTGTCGCCCTCCCTGCAAACCAGCAGCGTGTTGCCCATTTTTCCACAGTGTTTTCTTGCCTCTGTGTTTTTCCCCTCGGTTCCAGCGTTCACCCCTTTAGCTGCTGCCTCTTGCTTCCCTCCAGCCCCCGTGTGCCACACCAGACACGGCTTTGCAGGGCAGCGTGAGCCCAGGGCGACCTGTGGGTTGTatttcaggagctgctgctggaggagctaTTTTTTACTGCAGCCATATGGTGGATGCCTGTGTTTCACACCACGTGTGCTACAGCGAGGAGCCgccgtggctctgcagctccGGGGCCTTTGGGGGTGGGTGCTTTTGACTCCATCAGTTCTGCTTTCTCACCTCTCCCCACGGTCCCTCTGTGCTGTGGTGCCCTTGCAGGTTTCCCTCGGACGCTGGGGCAAGCTGAGGCGCTGGACAGGCTCTGTGAGCTGGACGTGGTGATCAGCTTGAACATCCCCTTTGAGACGCTGAAGGATCGCCTGAGCGCGCGCTGGGTGCACCCCGGCAGCGGCAGGGTGTACAACATGGACTTCAACCCCCCCAGCGTCCGGGTAAGACCCTGTGGCCAAGCTGCTGCCGCCTGGGAGCACTGCACAGGAGGAAAAGATCAGAGCAGCCTTGCTCTGTGTGAGCTGAGATGCTAAAAAAGGATGGGGGAGGAAATACCAGGTGCCAGAGGGGTTTGCCCTCAGGAGTCGATGTGATGGATGTTGTGCTAAATGTTAATTAGGGAAAGGGGTCTGATGTGAAACGCAGTCTGAGGGTGCTgggtggctgcagagcaggatgagctgcgtggcagggagctgcagcctgggtgAGGGGTTGTTTgatggggtttgccttcctgcaggGCATCGATGATCTGACGGGTGAGCCCTTGGTCCAACGTGAGGACGACAGACCCGAGGCCGTCGCTGCCAGGCTCAGGAAGTACAAAGATGCTGCCAAGCCAGTAATTGAGTTGTACAAGTGAGTTGGACTGTGAGAGCAAACCATGACGTGCCCATAAAAACAGGCACAACTGCTGTTTCCAGCTGCCAGTCCCATGCCCCGGTCCTGACAGcccagggagccctggcacgggcccccggaggtccctcccaacccccattCTGGGACTGATTCTGGagttggctgctgctgctgctttggggcagCTGTCTCCTGGCTGAGCTGCGAAGAGATGGATTGCTGGAGGGTGGCAATCCactgctgaaaggaaaaaaaagcagaaatgatcCATGGGCTGCCAAAAATGCCCTTGTAGGGGAGGGGGAAAATTGAGGCCCCTGATGGTTTGTGTCTGCAAAGCACTTCAGTGGTCTTTAGGGGGATGCAGGTGAGCCGTTCTCATGGGCAATGTTTGTGGTTGTCTGGGTTTGGCTCAGCCATGTGCAAGTGCAGCTGAGCTCCCTTCCAAGCCAACTCTGCAGGTGAGAGCAGCGGCTGCTCAACCTCCACTATCCTCCACCTTTCACCCCAACAAGCCATCAGCGCGCTTCCAGCCTGGCCGGGCTGCCGCCAGCCAACCTGGCTGCAGATGCCCCCGTGCCCAGGATGGGCTGGTGCTGACTTCTGCCCTCTCTCTTCCAGGAGCAGGGGCATCCTTCACTCCTTCTCGGGGACAGAGACCAACAAGATCTGGCCGTACGTGTACaccctgctctccagcaagatCCCACCCCTCCTCTCGGATGAGGAGAACTAAGCAGCTCCTGCCAAGGACTGAAAGTTAATGCCATTGTGGATTTGGTTGCTCTgcatggtgctggggctgtgctgacaTTAGGCTGTTGTGTGGTACCCACAGTTCCTTCCCTGGGCGTACTGAGTGACGTGGGTGGATATACACAGCCAGCGGCAGAGAGAGAAGATCTTTGCTTATAAGGTCAAGTCTGTTAGATCAAGGGTTGGTTTTCACTCTTTTGAGGCTATAAAGTATTGCTGCCCATGGTCCAAGTACACACCCAGCCCGGTGATGCAGAGCTGGGGAATGATGCTCCCAGGTTTCCCCAGCGTGCCGGGATGTCCTTGGCCACCCCCACACAAAGCCCGGTCTCCGTTTGAGCTGACCAGGTGCCATCCCCTGGCTCCACAGTACCATTTGCTGCAGGTTACTCTCCAGgttggtgtgggttttttttcctctatgtgattttctgttacatttctttctcagaGCAACAGAGCTCTAAAAAAGCAAGACTTAGCCCTGCGGGGACTGGTGAGCAACACGGCAAAACGTGTACCTGATGAAGCTCAGAAGTGTGGAGACCACATTTCCTGCACTGGTGCATgtaaaaagagggaaaacattGGAGGCAAGACATGCACTTGTGCTTCTTCCACAGAGAGATGAAACCCCAGGTACAAAGGACTGCTGCAGAGTCTGGTTTCCACGGGATGCTGTGACACTGAGCAGGATCTGTGCTGGGGATGAGTTGCATTCCTTTGTGCTTACCTTGTTTATAGCTTTTAATACTACAAGATACAGTCATGTTACAAGAGTCTGTCCTGAAGATTTAGTGTGTGCTTCAGCTCTGGGGAGAAACTGAGTTCATTCCAattgctgtgctgcctttgtccCCGAGGTCCCTTGGAGATGGGCAGAAGTGAATCCCCCCCTACAAAGCCCCTGGGGGAAAGAGAGCCTTGCCTCCCTTGGGAtgtgtgcaggggctgctgagggctgtgcccAAGTGTCTCCCCAAGATTTACAGCATCCTCTTTGTGTGttgctcctcttctgccctgcagctttgctgtggAGTGGCTTTTCTCAACTGGAAGTACTGTAACCTTCTTTGATGGTAGGATGCAGTACCTTAGCAAT
This genomic window contains:
- the AK4 gene encoding LOW QUALITY PROTEIN: adenylate kinase 4, mitochondrial (The sequence of the model RefSeq protein was modified relative to this genomic sequence to represent the inferred CDS: deleted 1 base in 1 codon), producing MASKLLRAVVLGPPGSGKGTVCERIARSFGLQHLSSGQFLRESLSSGSEVGVLAKQYLERGLLVPDHVITRVMMTELEKRREQHWLLDGFPRTLGQAEALDRLCELDVVISLNIPFETLKDRLSARWVHPGSGRVYNMDFNPPSVRGIDDLTGEPLVQREDDRPEAVAARLRKYKDAAKPVIELYKSRGILHSFSGTETNKIWPYVYTLLSSKIPPLLSDEEN